One Spinacia oleracea cultivar Varoflay chromosome 4, BTI_SOV_V1, whole genome shotgun sequence DNA segment encodes these proteins:
- the LOC130459765 gene encoding uncharacterized protein, producing MLVPDEDLARLYVNARGNAVCRSWMDFVQRKGSYDDFLRRLAPTVRFVLPEEVDPEDIPHADRILRYGNSDGQQVEVTIPVASPPHRRLYDVVPEHYAAAPWARVRRWMLLIDSWKRNCAKLTRKLSGQDRESAVEIAEDPLTRSPRRRRP from the exons tgaaCGCTAGGGGCaatgctgtttgccgctcttggatgGATTTTGTACAgaggaagggtagctatgacgacttcctgaggaggctggctccaacagtacgcttcgtactgccg GAGGAGGtggatcctgaggacattcctcatgctgataggatcctccgctatgggAACTCGGACGGGcaacaggtggaggtgaccattcctgtagcttctcctccgcatcGGAGATtgtatgatgttgtacctgagcattatgccgct gCGCCttgggcgagagtgcgtcgctggatgctcttgattgattcctggaagaggaattgtgccaagctgacccggaagctttctggccaggacagagag AGCGCCGTCGAGATCGCAGAGGATCCGTTAACAAGGAGCCctaggcggagacgtccttga